The Populus alba chromosome 6, ASM523922v2, whole genome shotgun sequence genome contains a region encoding:
- the LOC118030652 gene encoding oleosin Ara h 15.0101 — translation MPDRSRPMSRYEPSSGKPTSRKAVKVMTAGTIGAALLVLSGLTLTGTVIALVVATPVLVLSSPILVPAAIVVFLVTSGFFFSSGCGLAAVMVSLWIYNYVTGNHPLGSDKLDYARGRIAETAKDMKDRAKECGQNVRQKVQESSQTQTS, via the coding sequence ATGCCTGACCGATCAAGGCCCATGTCGAGGTACGAGCCATCTTCAGGGAAACCAACTTCACGCAAGGCGGTGAAGGTTATGACTGCAGGGACAATAGGTGCAGCACTGTTGGTGCTGTCCGGATTAACTTTGACTGGGACAGTTATAGCCCTGGTCGTGGCCACACCAGTTCTGGTGCTGTCCAGTCCAATTTTAGTCCCGGCAGCGATTGTTGTTTTCCTGGTCACTTCTGGGTTCTTTTTCTCAAGTGGGTGTGGCTTGGCTGCTGTAATGGTATCGCTGTGGATATATAACTATGTGACTGGTAACCATCCACTTGGTTCTGATAAGCTGGATTATGCTAGAGGGAGGATAGCAGAAACGGCCAAGGATATGAAGGATAGAGCTAAAGAGTGTGGTCAGAATGTGCGACAGAAGGTTCAAGAATCTAGTCAGACTCAAACTTCTTAA